Within Telopea speciosissima isolate NSW1024214 ecotype Mountain lineage chromosome 8, Tspe_v1, whole genome shotgun sequence, the genomic segment CAGAACGTAGAGCAGAGCCAAAGATGGGTTTATATaggagtagaggaagaagagggagcTTTCAGCTTTTTGTTGGTGCctactttttttctttaatgCATTGGGAGGGTGGCTTTTTGAAAATGCCATGGGGGTGGGAAGAAGGCTCATGGGtattgctttcttttctttttttttcttttattgttttttttggataaaatgTAATTTATTCAAAATGAGAGCAAGTGGAGCATAAGGCTTCCCAATTACAtagatcaagaagaagaagctaagGGTTGGATATTGGCCAATCTATCCTACTTGCCACGGATAAGACCTTACTAGTTAGGAAAATGCACAAAGGATCACAAAAGGAACTGTGAAGATAGGATCCCAATGTCTTGGATGAACCCCGTGATCGTGATCGAGAGAGGAGGGGGAGCCAGCATCCGATTTAAGTGCTTGATCATATTGTAATTATCCAACTAGTTGATTGTTTTGATTGAGTCTGGATCATCTAATCACGTGGGTGCCATCCCACATGGTGAAGGCCAATGAAATGGAATCTCCACTCATTTGATTCCATCTGACGACGTGGTTAGAGGATCTAAACTCTCAATTGGGTCCTCCAATCCCTCGGCAGGGTTTCAAAACAAGGAATCGATTTCTAATTGGATCTAGCcgatttcaatttgattttgtttggcTCATAGTCCATCAAGTTTCATTTGGAATCGAGTAGATTTTGTTCCAATTAGAAGGTCCGAAATACTTTACTCCAATCCAATCACAGGGTCAGATCTGGTAGATGAAAAGATTCTCTCGTCACCATGGATTAAGAGAAACTAAGTCTTTTGCAAAATGTAAAGGCAAAGTTACCACTTAAACCATTTTAGAATTTGCAATTGTGCAAAGAGGAGATGAAAGGTTTGTTTGTGAATGATGACATTTGATATTCTTTTTAACTTCCCTTCACGATTGAATTGGGAGGAAGCAATTTGAATGAAATAAAgggtatttttatatttttaaatggTGACTAACATCAATAATTCAGCCTAATGACAACCCATTTAGCTTACAACATCAATAAGCCTAGGAACCACCATAAAGCTTGTATGAAGCACAACCAATTTTGGTTCTCTTTataaaagggaggaaaaaaaacaCATCACAAGTATGCATTTTTTAGGTCTGATCACTTCCTTCACTAAtaagttttcattttttaataaaaattttattggaCAAGGTTGTAGTAACCCTGATCGATCACTAATTACATATTTACATGTGTGCATTATTAATTTGTTTTCCATTTGCTTTTTGGTCGAAAGAAGATTTCCTTGGATTTCCCCCTTGAGGAAGCTTTTCacagacacagagagagagagagagagagagagagagagagagagataatacaATAATTGCTAGTGAATggaggaaacaaaataaaagggtGACGGAGACAAGTGATACTTTAGCCTCAAAGTGCTCAAATTATTAGTATTTGATGGTTAAACTTATGTTTTGAGTACCCAGAGTTTaactgaaaacaaaaaagagtacCCAAAGTGCCAGGGAAacaaaatcagagagagagagagcgcgaAATGACTCTTcattgctgtttttttttaggggtaCTGTTTTATGTGTCGTAGCGCAGgttgcacccaggcacatggaggtgaacgcaatgaccaccctgtccccctgagtggcaggtcCATATACCTGGACGCACCCTGCGCTGTGGCCCAGagaacattttctttttttttatttattttaataaagatAGTTTTCTAAGCAAACGGTATAAAGGAAAGCACCAATAAAGTGTAACTGAATAGTATCTATATAGGTACCAATCAACGCAGCtaggtcatttcatgtgtgtgagagagagaaacttccttctttttctgtttttaacgAAAAATGCTTTTCGAAATGGTCCAGCATTTGGGCTGGGCTTTCTTATGCAGCTCTAGTATTTGCCACGTGCTAGATTGAGCCTAAATTTGTGGATAAATAAGTTGTAGGGCTTCCTAATTAACTTTCAACCCCCAAATGCACATTGCTTATGAGCCAAATTTAagttttcaaaatctgattaGAAAAGGCAACTTTGAAAAAATGGTTGAAAAATTAGAAGGCAACAACTGGTGAAGTTGTTTGGTGCTCCTTTAAGTGCTTGCGGGGTCTAGGGGTTCGAGGGATCAATTCTACTGCCCTCACTTTACACAAAAAGGTGTGCCCCTCTACCTCCCTCTCTTGCCTCCTTTCTTTTGTAATGTAAAGTAGTGTAAGACTGTTTATGTCGAACACTCCTCCCTCCTACGGTTCTCTCcttcttcaaaaatttttttttgaaaataagacgAGTAATTAAAAAAAGTTACATATTCGAAATGTACTTATAACTAAAAATATGTCATTCCATCAATCATTTAGGAATTCAAAATAGTTAAAATGGAGAAAGATGTGTAACCTTAAGCTTAGCCAAGCGTGCttactttaattaattaatgtgcAATCAACCAAAATCCAAATTATAAGTAGGAAttaagtttgtttttattttgggcTTTTTCTCACAATAAAGCCATGTGTCTCTCAATTTTCTAAGCAATAGAATCCCTAACAGGTGTCCCCCCACGCCCTCCCGCCCTGAAATGTAGTTAGAATTAACTAAGGGAAACCTTTGAAGACTATAATATTTGGGTATGAAATTTGTAATCAAATGCAGCAAACCATcattcaaaaaaacaaaaatccccTCAAAGAAGAATAACACTAAATGTACGTTCATAtcttaaggttttgggttggaccctccaACAACTATAACAATCCCTCGTCATCATCATAAAGATTTGTTTTACCTCTCCTCCACTTTACGAGGGTTTGGTGGTGCAATCTAAATCACTTGCATGTACAGTTAGATGCATTTTTCTTTCATAAATGCTCTCTCCATGCATTCTTAATGGCAGCAAGTGTGACAAAGTGTATAATATTATGTGCTTAATGAGACCCACTGTAGTatatgggcgctagattggaccagcctagtATCGAATAGGTAAAGGATTTGATTTAATACGTTCCATCAGCTctagagcttttggcgtatcggttAAATACCCAACATTTGACATTAGAACCGAACAATATGTCACAGGTTCGAGCCATGGAAAGGACTACCAAGTTCAAGATAGGTTAAAAGGTTTGATTCAATGCATTCTATTAGCTCTGAAACTTTTGgcctatcggtcaagtacctgaCATACACTTATGGGTATGTGGTCCAGTCTCCTAATGGTAACCCATATTTGTAGCATCTCTTAATTAATTGCagtttttcaaaccctaatgcAATGGGAATTGTCAAATTAAAACACGTAATGTTAAGAATCCTGATCCTACAATAGTTGGTCAGAAACTACACCTACGTTCacctctcatctcttctttctttcattgttttGTGTATGTccattagaaaaagaaaaaggcaccCTCAAGGCCCCTGACGAGCAAGGACTAAAGGCCATGCAATCATCACTCATTTGCGTGTGGGTTAACTTTCTAGTCTTCATTTTCCTCTCCAATCCACCTATTTAAAGTGGTTGACCTGCATATCATCTATTGTTTCCCCTTAATTAATCTTTTTCCTTGACTAATTTCAAAGGTAATAAGACTCAGCTTTTCTCCTATATACCTTCTTTCCACCATACGTAATTTAAATTTGAGGTTCCTTGCTAAGTTTAAGTTGTTATACCCACCATATATTACGATATGATTTCCCTCCATCTCCTTCCAAGTCCAAACCAATATTAGCCTAATTAAGCATAGAAGAACAGATGCACCTTTATTTAATCGTCTCCCATCCTTTAATTTGATCATCTAGAGGTTAGCCATGACAACAATGGCAGCAACGAGCAAAGGGGGACCTTGTCTTAATCTTATAACAGAGGGGTTGGGGAATCAAGAGAGGAAGATCAATGTGGGTGTGGGTGGAGGAGCTCACAGTGTGGGTATCCATGCATGGAAAGGTTTTAcattgagaaaaagagaagtgagaggagGATGGTTGGCTGTGAAAGCCAGCAGTAGCAGCAGTTATCAAAGTGTAGATCAGATCCAAAGAAGGGTTAATGGGATTAAGGTGGGGAAGAGAGGTGGTGTTGTGGATGTGCCCATTCATGCATTCAAGCTTGGGAGGTTCGTGGAGGATCGCTTTGTCTATCGACAGACCTTCATTATCAGGTCTTATGAGATTGGACCAGACAAGACTGCCACCATGGAGACCCTTATGAATCTCCTTCAGGTTTGTTGTTCCTTTATAACTTCCTCATTTATGTAGTTGAATTAGTTCTACAATCTCAGCGGatttcctccacctccacccctCCACTTCCTTCTACTGTAACCTGCTATCTTTAGTCACTTGCTAGCTTTAAATTATCCTGTTGGCTGagtctccccctcccctctgtGGCCTTATCTATTCACTCTCTTGTTTTCCTTAATGGGTGCAGGAAACAGCTCTGAATCATGTAATGAGCTCAGGCCTGGCCGGTGACGGTTTTGGGGCAACACAGGAGATGAGTCTCAGAAAGCTTATATGGGTTGTCACCCGCATACACATACAAGTTGACAAATACAGTTCCTGGTAAACCTCCCATCACCCCTCTGTCCATTTCTAGTATCTCTCCCTCGTGGTAATTAAATcttggaccaagttttccttcagctatggtgaatgggaatccattcaccGTAGGGCTTCAGATGCACATGAgagggtatcgggagggtattttggggaatatattaaaaccctataaggttttgtgaaccctaggatggtgtgaaggaaaactttctctttaaatcttcATTTACATAACTCTCCAATCACCAATAGCAGTCATTCTACAAGCTTCAGCCATCTCACTGTTGTTTCATAGTTACGACATATACAGTATGGGACTAGCTATTGTTATCAGCAATTCATGGGTTAAAGAAGCTTAACTTACACTCTCAAGGAGAATTGAACTTTTTCCTCCACCTAAATAGAAAAAGATTGTCAATGTATGTAGCAATAATTTTCATCCCTCAGCTCTCATCTTTTCTCTGAAACTTATTAACAAACTGATGCAAAGAAATTTATGTTACAGGGGGGATGTAGTTGAGATTGATACGTGGGTAGATGCATTAGGGAAAAATGGGATGCGCAGGGACTGGATAATCAGGGACTACAGCACCCAACAGATCATAACAAGAGCTACAAGGTACAGATTACCAAACGAAAACATCCTTGCCACCCTACCTTCTCTCcccaaagaaaagaaaccccAAAGAACAACCCAACACTTGACTTCATCTATGTTTGCTGCAGCACATGGGTAACCATGAACAGAGAAACAAGAAAGTTGTCTAAGATCCCTCAACAAGTCAAAGAAGAAGTGAAACCCTTCTACCTGGACAGGAAAGCAACTGTTGCAGCCACAAACGACAACCACCAAATCAGCAAACTGAGTGAAGAAACTGCAGAGAGCATCAGATCAGGATTAGCTGTAAGTATGATTGAGTTTTCAGTACCCTTGTCTCCATTGGTTCTTTTCTACTCTTCCTTTAGGGAGGAGGAAAGAATTGCATCGTTCATATGCGTTTTAACAAAACCAATTAAGTAGATGCAGACTACCAAACAGTTGGCTAGCATGCTTGATTAACAGTTTCTCTCTGTGAAATCCAGCCAAGATGGAGTGATATGGATGCCAATCAGCACGTAAACAATGTGAAATACATTGGATGGATTATGGAGGTaacaaccaaacccacccaccaaataataataataaataattggacATGCTCCTTAAAGGGattggtttttcttttgatgcatCATCAAGTACCTAAATCTTTATTTTCAGCAACTGTTTGTACAGATTACTACTTCCCTTGAGCATTTAATACACAGGATCATTTTCAATAGTaattattcatcaaaaaaacaaaaaagtcagTAATAACATTCTACACCCCTCACCTCAAAAATCCAATATTCGAGCTTGCAATCTGGACCTGCATTCTCAGGAAGTCCATTTCACCAAAACCATACACATCTTTTTCCTCCATATTAATACAAATAATCTATCTAGGAACAAAAAGTAGGAATGGTGATGAGACGAAGAATTTGACGAGTGACTCAACttgaaacatgaaaagaacATTAACAGCCATTGCCTGCTTCCTTATTTGCAGAGCGTACCATTGAATGTCTTGGAAGAGTATGATCTCCGAAGCATGACTCTGGAGTACCGACGCGAATGTCGGCAGTCGCATTTACTCGAATCCTTGACAAAAATGAAAGCAAGTGTAGCTGAAGATTCTGACCCTGAGAATACAAGTACATTTGGAAGAGAATTGGAAAGCACTCACCTTCTCCGCATGCAAGAAGATAAGGCAGAAATAGTTCGGGCAAGAGCAGAATGGCAAACCAAGTGACCTGCCACATAATGAAAGtttcctttcctctttcctttttttcttcataatttCCCACAGGATTTGTGAATCATCACTACACATTCATTCTTTTGAAGTTCAGAACTTTTAGGCATGATGAACTACTTCATCACTGTTTCAAATATTGCTCACTGCAGAGACTCTGACTCTGACCAATTGAAGGCTCATTCTTAAAGCCAAAGAGTAGAAgaggtttttttccttttttgttttttcttttttttttaggggggggggcggggggcgGGGTAGGTAGATAAGCTAGTTTATAATTAGCTAATAGAAAAATACACTTCTCTCATTTCATAGAATTAACATCAACCAAAATACATTTCCCTCACAAAACAGGGGCAATCCAGAATGCTCCAAAAATACGGTACAGATATGGGATCAGCTCTAAAACCTCAAGAAACTCAACAAACAACAGGGGCTGGCAAAACAACTAGGAATGTACCAGTACATGGGGTCTAAAGAGCAGGGCCCATAACCTGCAGGTTAGAGGCGATGATTAACAGAAACTACAtgttaaaatggaaaagaatgcAGTGGAAACTCCCTTGCATCTGAGGAAAGAATGATGAACAGATGAAGACTCATTTGCAGGTCAAATGTTCCCACAGGGGTTGTGGGGAGGCAAAGAGAGAATATCAGAAAcaaaatggagaaagaaaacCCTTGCTCTATTATAACCTTGACCAACAGAACACTCCAAGATGGCAGGCTTCCTCAAAGTACAACAGCAGCCTTCTCCTGGGAAATACATGGGGCTGGATATGCTATCAAGGGTTCATAGTGATCAGCTCCGGCACCACACCAACCTGtatgatggagagattcaagaaaaagaattgaaaaataCCATTGATTTTTACACAAGTAGTTACTgtctgaaaataaaaagaaactagCCCAAGCAACTACAGAGAACAATAATTGatcattttctattttcccttttctttttgcttcttCGTCAAGTCAGACTGAACTCAAGATCACAACTTTGCAACCATAtttcatgaaaataaaaaatgtgtgtGGTGTTTAGGTACCATAGTTAAAACCACCGTTTTTTGAGGACCATCGGATTGCACGGTCGTACCACTGAACGTTAAAGGAGAATAATCGATACCATTGACGAACAGTGGATCCCTGAGAATTGTTTGAATTTAGGGGTACTGTTAATAGATCGGCAGACAATTTTTATGCTAGGAAGATTTGAACCAAGCACCTTACATCATAAATAATGCactcttgttttattttgacaATTATTAATAGTTTTACATAAAAACAACTGAATTAATCATGAAAATGCAAGTTTGGCAGTTTGAACACGGGACAGTGTGCCTTTTGGAAAGCAAAAACACCCAGCAGCACCACTATAAAACCAAACTTCACATAAGTTAATGCCACATACTTTCTACACACCCATAGAGTCGGCTTGTTGCCAGAGCAGACAATTGGACCACTTACCTCTTTGCGTGAAATTTCTAAAAACATGGGTTGAAACAGTGACCGTAGAACAATAAACTGCAAGAATCTGTATGGTGATAGATAACTATTTACCTGTCCCTTTCATGAAGAGAAAAAATGGAGGATCACAAATTTGACCCCTCGGGCgatgaggaaggaagaaaaCGCAATTTTCTTCATCAACCATTCCATCTGATCCATGGGCTTGAACCTGTTAAAATTGGTGGGGGTGTTAAGAATGTCTGGTATATGTATGTTTCTGCCTTCCAAATAGCAATAAAGTTGAACTCAAGATTgctcaaagaaacaaaaaaaattccaagtaATATTAACTTCAGCAAAAGCATGCTAGTCTTTCCATATTCATTGAGACTGCCTCAAATGatcattttaaaaattttgtattGGTGCCCGAAGGGAATGATCATTCCTATGCAAGGTTGATTATAAGAATTGTCGGTGATTCCAATCCAGCACCTCAAAGTGACACCTCATGTTAGACCACTTCCCATTGGAACCATCCATTGTTTATATATATGAATAACCACAACTTGCAAACACGAAACTTATTCAACCTTTGGAAGCACGTTGGGGGATACATGCTGTTTAGGAGacattcaaataaaagagaCCAATGGAACAATGCTCATAGGATAAGCATAAATGCCATTATCTGTcacaaataaaagagaattcTGGACGGATACTCTTATATACAAAGAaggcggaagaagaagaaaaagaagagttgGAACATCTTCTCACCACATAAATCTCCCTCTTGAACTCATTTGCCAAACTCTCTATTGCAATGTCATCTCCAAAAGCAGCCGCACGTCCTTCTCTGTTCTCATCTACAGTTAACAACCCCTCCTCAGTATATTGCAATGTGACGACATCAAATTCATCATCAGGAGTACCAGAGATAGACATGTATTTGGCCCAACTCGGGGCATCATCCACTGGAATGCATCTCTCTTTATATATAGACTCCGCAGCCAATTCCCTTCAATCATAAATATgcaaacaaggaaacaaataaCTAAACCAAAATGCCTAGATAGGATGACTAACCCATATGGATTATGGACATGAACAACACATTaatctacaaaaaaaagaaaccagagaaaagtaaatttatttattaatttaaaaaaaaaataaaaatcggAAGCTTAATGCATTTCCAAGTCCAGCAAAGAGAAAACAAGATAATAGCTTAGGTGGAAACGAAAGAGTCGTTTACAATAACCTAAATATAGGGTCCAAATAAACAAGATAAATGACATTCAATACATAAATGTAAGAGACTCCATAAGAAACCCGAAGAAATTACCTCAGCATTCCAAGATCGACAAGCTCGTTGATCGCTACATCAAGAGCCACTCGATCTTCCTTCTTGGCCAACAATTTGAGCTCCTGAACAACATGTATCCCCCAACCAGCATTCAAATCGGGAGAGTAGAGATGCTTGATGGCAGCATCAATGGAGTCCCTTTGCAAAGCGCCGTCTGATTCGAGATCATCCAGGAACCTTCTGACCGTTCGATGTCTGAGCTCTCTGGCATCGACGGCAGATCCCATGGCCTTCTGGGACGCCGTGAAAAGGCAGTTTCCGTCGGCTTCAACGTCTCCTCCATGGGATAAGCGGAAAATGATGGACAATTCAGGGGAGGAATGAGTGTCCGGTTGTTTCCAAAGAACTCCCTTGGCATGGAGCCTCCGCAAGTAgcgcttttgctgctcttctaaACCGGTGACGGTGTCCCAGGTGTTTGCCTCCGTGAGATCGGAGGGTTTGGAGGTGTCGAAAGAAACTGCAGAGGTCGGATCTCTCCAAGGGAGTTGCGGTGGTGAAGCTTGGAAAGTCTCAGCAATCGCCGTCGTATCGCAGAGAAGCTTCCCCATTTTCCTCTGTTTAACCCTTTTAAGTTCTCCCaatatttgtttctttctttctttctttctttctttctttctttggcaCTCTCTTGATCCCTTCCTCTTCGATGGACTGGAGTTGCAGATTTACCGGGTAAGacagagtgagagagtgagagagtgagagagaggagagtgaGATTTCCGTTGGAGCTAGGGTTAACGGATAGATCGATGAGGTGGCAACTCTATTACACGTGGAAAAATCTAAATCGTTAATTTGTTCACTGGGGGCTAGCGCTGGCCGTCCTTTTCATTCTAATGTAATTCGTTTATGTTTTGAACTTTAAACCGTTGGGAAATAGGTGGTAAGGGCGGGCCgcgcgcaatgaccaccttaccccggtcgggcaaggcactcgggcaggGTAAGGTGGTTAATGAATGTCACCTTGTGTCTGTATAGTACGAAAGAACGGGCAGCTTGCtcatagaagatctggatcccttTCAGTGCGATTGTGTGCTGGTCTAAATCCAAGAGAGAGGTCATGGTCCTTTGTTCGACTCCCCCCATCATATAATCCTCTTATTCCTCTCTCACCAAATTATTAATCATTTTATaaatagtttgattttgatttaaaaattgaaatcatttagttaaatggtttaaatcgaaTCAAAGTATCAAACCATTTAAATTCATAGTTAACTATTTAAAAAtctattaatatatatatatatatatgaataaacaattatagaaaaaaaaaatctcactaAAAAATTAAGACATTTAattcttttgaataaaaaataaaatcatataaacaattataattttacaattattaaaagaaaataataaacaatagaGCTATTTCAAATATGTCctcgaatagagttgattggagggcaatgatccatgtagccaaccccatttactTCGGATAAGATTGAGTTGTTGtattaaaagaaaacaatgaatAATTCAAATCAATGTTAAATTTATATCCAttaaattaaaaagagaaagaagttatttgaatataaaataataaaatcatttaaatctaaacaatttaataaatggtttcgATTTCAATATCTAAACCAGTTGAATAGTTGGATTCGCTTTTACctaaaaaatattataacaaACTGAACCGTTTACATCGAAACCGaatcgtttaacacccttaattgGTGGTATTTGGCTCTGCTTGTTTTCATGTCAAATGATGGAAAAAAATTCTTACAATAGATGGCGGACTAAGAGTTTATTAAGTCACATTGAACGGAGGGCTCCTTATGCTCATGGAGTCATGGTAGAGTTACGTGAAGGTATCTTGGGGAGCATACTAAAGACCACATatgggtttgtgaaccctaggatgatgtgGTGAACTTGCATTTAGctcatctccagggagcccaacacgcccagggtgttgccagccgttgggctgtgccgcacacatccctaggcatgctttaagatgtgtgtggcatagctcaaccgctggatgcctcctggcagcaccctgggtgctgggctccctggagacaatCTTGATCCGATGAACCTTCACGGTatgttgaaggaaaactctctcCCAAAAAAGTGATGTACAAGGCAAATTTGAGTAATTATTTTTACGTTTTTAGAATTCAGAGAGTGCACAATAATGTCAAGAGTATTG encodes:
- the LOC122671711 gene encoding uncharacterized protein LOC122671711 isoform X2 — its product is MGKLLCDTTAIAETFQASPPQLPWRDPTSAVSFDTSKPSDLTEANTWDTVTGLEEQQKRYLRRLHAKGVLWKQPDTHSSPELSIIFRLSHGGDVEADGNCLFTASQKAMGSAVDARELRHRTVRRFLDDLESDGALQRDSIDAAIKHLYSPDLNAGWGIHVVQELKLLAKKEDRVALDVAINELVDLGMLRELAAESIYKERCIPVDDAPSWAKYMSISGTPDDEFDVVTLQYTEEGLLTVDENREGRAAAFGDDIAIESLANEFKREIYVVGVVPELITMNP
- the LOC122671711 gene encoding uncharacterized protein LOC122671711 isoform X1, coding for MGKLLCDTTAIAETFQASPPQLPWRDPTSAVSFDTSKPSDLTEANTWDTVTGLEEQQKRYLRRLHAKGVLWKQPDTHSSPELSIIFRLSHGGDVEADGNCLFTASQKAMGSAVDARELRHRTVRRFLDDLESDGALQRDSIDAAIKHLYSPDLNAGWGIHVVQELKLLAKKEDRVALDVAINELVDLGMLRELAAESIYKERCIPVDDAPSWAKYMSISGTPDDEFDVVTLQYTEEGLLTVDENREGRAAAFGDDIAIESLANEFKREIYVVQAHGSDGMVDEENCVFFLPHRPRGQICDPPFFLFMKGTGWCGAGADHYEPLIAYPAPCISQEKAAVVL
- the LOC122671710 gene encoding palmitoyl-acyl carrier protein thioesterase, chloroplastic-like isoform X2; this translates as MTTMAATSKGGPCLNLITEGLGNQERKINVGVGGGAHSVGIHAWKGFTLRKREVRGGWLAVKASSSSSYQSVDQIQRRVNGIKVGKRGGVVDVPIHAFKLGRFVEDRFVYRQTFIIRSYEIGPDKTATMETLMNLLQETALNHVMSSGLAGDGFGATQEMSLRKLIWVVTRIHIQVDKYSSWGDVVEIDTWVDALGKNGMRRDWIIRDYSTQQIITRATSTWVTMNRETRKLSKIPQQVKEEVKPFYLDRKATVAATNDNHQISKLSEETAESIRSGLASVPLNVLEEYDLRSMTLEYRRECRQSHLLESLTKMKASVAEDSDPENTSTFGRELESTHLLRMQEDKAEIVRARAEWQTK
- the LOC122671710 gene encoding palmitoyl-acyl carrier protein thioesterase, chloroplastic-like isoform X1, translating into MTTMAATSKGGPCLNLITEGLGNQERKINVGVGGGAHSVGIHAWKGFTLRKREVRGGWLAVKASSSSSYQSVDQIQRRVNGIKVGKRGGVVDVPIHAFKLGRFVEDRFVYRQTFIIRSYEIGPDKTATMETLMNLLQETALNHVMSSGLAGDGFGATQEMSLRKLIWVVTRIHIQVDKYSSWGDVVEIDTWVDALGKNGMRRDWIIRDYSTQQIITRATSTWVTMNRETRKLSKIPQQVKEEVKPFYLDRKATVAATNDNHQISKLSEETAESIRSGLAPRWSDMDANQHVNNVKYIGWIMESVPLNVLEEYDLRSMTLEYRRECRQSHLLESLTKMKASVAEDSDPENTSTFGRELESTHLLRMQEDKAEIVRARAEWQTK